A single Oryza brachyantha chromosome 8, ObraRS2, whole genome shotgun sequence DNA region contains:
- the LOC102707990 gene encoding OVARIAN TUMOR DOMAIN-containing deubiquitinating enzyme 4-like, whose amino-acid sequence MRLYSYIVNLRRSSKRIMYSQSSQFHGGLTQGLALRKCSQSQSPSYHVKLGPVDCFVNRNIKSSERPSLRYFASLVGRQFRCGLSGREGSLNMKMDMHSRDKFSSMNWNWRGLHHKIGGTAGGLFLGFAVSGIANNEVPVEISISDSAASSSSTHGKEVYTDYSVTGIAGDGRCLFRSLIHGACFRAGRSIPNEDLQRKLADELRAMVADEFIKRREESEWFVEGDFDTYVSHIRHPHVWGGEPELLMASHVLEMPITVYMHDDDAGGLIAIAEYGQQYGEEDPIQVLYDGFGHYDALQIPAKGAPST is encoded by the exons ATGCGGCTCTACTCATATATAGTCAATTTGCGGCGATCTTCTAAACGAATCATGTATTCCCAATCTAGCCAGTTTCATGGAGGATTAACACAGGGTTTAGCACTACGGAAGTGTTCACAGTCACAGTCACCGAGTTATCATGTGAAGCTGGGTCCTGTCGATTGTTTTGTTAATAGGAATATCAAATCTTCTGAGCGGCCTAGTCTGAGGTACTTTGCCAGCTTAGTGGGTCGGCAATTCCGTTGTGGACTGTCAGGCAGAGAGGGTAGTTTAAATATGAAGATGGACATGCATTCACGCGACAAATTTTCTAGTATGAACTGGAATTGGAGAGGTTTGCACCATAAAATTGGAGGTACAGCTGGTGGACTTTTCTTAGGTTTTGCAGTTTCTGGAATAGCAAACAATGAGGTTCCTGTGGAGATAAGCATAAGTGATTCAGCAGCATCTTCCAGTTCAACTCATGGGAAGGAAGTCTATACGGATTATTCAGTAACAG GGATTGCTGGAGATGGAAGATGTTTGTTCCGCTCATTGATTCATGGGGCATGTTTTAGGGCAGGAAGATCCATACCTAATGAAGATCTTCAGAGAAAACTAGCTGACGAATTGAGGGCAATG GTTGCTGATGAATTTATTAAGAGACGGGAAGAATCGGAATG GTTTGTTGAGGGAGATTTCGATACATATGTGTCCCACATTAGGCATCCACATGTGTGGGGCGGTGAGCCAgaattgttgatggcatcACATGTTCTTGA GATGCCAATAACGGTTTACatgcatgatgatgatgccgGTGGTTTAATAGCAATTGCTGAATATGGCCAACAGTATGGGGAAGAAGATCCAATCCAAGTTCTATATGATGGTTTTGGTCATTATGATGCTCTACAAATTCCAGCAAAAGGGGCTCCCAGTACATGA